One segment of Paenibacillus sp. FSL R7-0337 DNA contains the following:
- a CDS encoding amidohydrolase family protein, translated as MKSDLVIVDTHAHFAVKENKSLELSLAGAGTVPDYKKQKGFDDLQYLKKMVGATQDGFVDDNNLLEDYLNCMAENQIAMSWVHQLSFEDVYGYEVLSNEKIAEAVRAHPDKLRGFASVNPYKGKEALAELDYAIKTLGMQGFKLNPNDYGGFVLNDRELLYPLYERCSELGIPVSVHTGITPGSIFRMKHNYPILLDDVAVDFPDLTLIVEHMGHPWNDLCYYMVGRHDNMYVTITAVANILIHNNPKVFRMELAKMISVCGSHKILWGSDWTVTPNIAEVLNYMQKVVIPLPMKLMMGVKEIKREDVQNILGRNALRIMK; from the coding sequence GTGAAGAGCGATCTTGTAATTGTAGATACTCATGCCCATTTCGCCGTCAAGGAGAACAAAAGCCTGGAGCTTAGTCTGGCCGGGGCCGGGACGGTCCCGGATTACAAGAAGCAGAAGGGCTTCGATGACTTGCAGTATCTGAAGAAGATGGTGGGGGCCACGCAGGACGGCTTCGTCGATGACAACAATCTGCTGGAGGATTACCTGAACTGTATGGCCGAGAACCAGATTGCCATGAGCTGGGTGCATCAGCTCAGCTTCGAGGATGTCTACGGCTATGAGGTGCTGTCCAATGAGAAAATCGCCGAGGCGGTCCGCGCCCACCCCGACAAGCTGCGCGGCTTCGCCAGCGTCAATCCCTACAAAGGGAAGGAGGCGCTGGCGGAGCTGGATTATGCCATTAAGACACTGGGCATGCAGGGCTTCAAGCTGAACCCCAATGATTACGGGGGCTTCGTCCTGAATGACCGGGAGCTGCTGTACCCGCTGTATGAACGGTGCAGCGAGCTGGGAATTCCGGTCAGCGTGCATACCGGGATTACGCCGGGCAGTATTTTTCGGATGAAGCATAACTACCCGATTCTGCTCGATGATGTGGCGGTGGATTTTCCCGACCTGACCTTGATTGTGGAGCATATGGGCCATCCCTGGAATGACCTCTGCTATTACATGGTCGGCCGGCACGATAATATGTATGTGACCATCACGGCGGTAGCCAATATCCTGATCCACAATAACCCGAAGGTATTCCGGATGGAGCTGGCCAAGATGATCTCGGTCTGCGGCAGCCACAAGATCCTCTGGGGCTCGGATTGGACGGTCACCCCGAACATCGCCGAGGTGCTGAATTACATGCAAAAGGTAGTGATTCCGCTGCCCATGAAGCTGATGATGGGGGTGAAGGAGATCAAGCGGGAGGATGTCCAGAACATCCTGGGGCGTAACGCACTCAGAATTATGAAGTAG
- a CDS encoding cupin domain-containing protein: MNQVKVNTVVHMEEVPVVHARGGQMRVLASPVTVGSTQLIMGHVLLQPGEEIKEHLHDYGEENVFVIRGRGTAVIEDIPHAIRENSLFIARKGERHRVVNEGPDEMELVFATAPLAPRPEIGHREV, translated from the coding sequence ATGAATCAGGTGAAAGTGAATACAGTGGTCCATATGGAGGAGGTGCCGGTGGTTCATGCCAGAGGCGGGCAGATGCGTGTGCTGGCGAGTCCGGTGACTGTCGGGTCCACCCAGCTGATCATGGGCCATGTTCTGCTCCAGCCGGGAGAAGAGATCAAGGAGCATCTTCATGATTACGGCGAAGAGAATGTCTTCGTGATCCGGGGCCGGGGAACGGCGGTCATCGAGGATATTCCGCATGCCATCCGGGAGAACAGCCTGTTCATTGCGCGGAAGGGTGAGCGGCACCGGGTCGTCAATGAGGGTCCGGACGAGATGGAGCTGGTCTTCGCCACGGCGCCGCTGGCCCCGAGGCCGGAGATTGGGCACAGAGAGGTCTAG